TTGCGCAAACGAGCCCAGATACAGCTTGAACGACTTCGATTCGACGATGTTCGGCGACTCGGCCGGCACGAAGAACGTCGCGACCGCGAGCTGCGGCTTGCCGCGCGCGTTGAGCCACGACAGCTCGTACGCGTTCCAGATGTCGGTGCCGAAGAACGGCAGCGCCGACGTGATGCCGAGCTGCTCGCGCGCCCCGGCGCGCGGGATCGGGAACAGCAGCGACGCGTCGTACTGCGCTGCGTAGACGGTGGCCTTGCCGAGCGGGGAATGTTCGGGATTCATTGCGTGATGCCTTTACGACAGGAAGAGGCGGTAAGCCGGATTGGCGCTCTCTTCGACATACGGATAGCCGAGCGCCGCAAGGAAGCGTTCGAACTCGGCGCGATCGGCCTGCGGCACCTGCAGCCCGACGAGGATCGAGCTGTAGTCGGCGCCCTGGTTGCGGTAGTGGAACAGGCTGATGTTCCAGTCCGGTGCCATCGACGACAGGAACTTCATCAGCGCGCCCGGCCGTTCCGGGAATTCGAAGCGGAACAGGCGTTCGTCGAGCGCGAGCGGCGAGCGGCCGCCTACCATGTAGCGGATATGCTCCTTCGACAACTCGTCGTGGGTCAGGTCGACGGTGTTGAAGCCGTGCGACTCGAAGTTCGCGGCGATCTCGGCCGATTCGCCGCGCCGCTTGATCTGCACGCCGACGAAGATGTGCGCGGACTGCGCATCGGCGATCCGGTAGTTGAACTCGGTCACGTTGCGATCGCCGACCAGCGAGCAGAAGCGCTTGAAGCTGCCGCGCTCCTCCGGAATCGTGACCGCGAACACCGCTTCGCGCGCCTCGCCGACTTCCGCGCGTTCGGCAACGAAGCGCATCCGGTCGAAGTTCATGTTCGCGCCCGACGTGACCGCGACGAGCGTCTGGTTCTCGATCCCTTCGCGCTCCGCATAGCGCTTCGCGCCCGCGACCGCGAGTGCGCCCGACGGCTCGAGCACGCTGCGCGTATCCTGGAACACGTCCTTGATCGCCGCGCACAGCGCGTCGGTGTCGACCGTCACGACGCCGTCGAGGAATTCGCTGCAGAGCCGGAAGGTTTCCTCGCCGACCAGCTTCACCGCGGTGCCGTCGGCGAACAGGCCGACCTCGGACAGCTCGACGCGCTTGCCCGCCTGCAGCGACTGCGCCATCGCGCACGAATCCTCGGCCTGCACGCCGAACACCTTGATCTCCGGACGCACCGCCTTGACGTAGGCCGCCACGCCGGCCGCGAGCCCGCCGCCGCCGATCGGCACGAAGATCGCGTGGATCGGGCCCTGGTGCTGGCGCAGGATTTCCATCGCGATCGTGCCCTGGCCGGCGATCACGTACGGATCGTCGAACGGGTGGACGAACGTGAGGTCGCGCTCCGCCTGTACCTGCACCGCGTGCGCGTACGCATCGCTGTACGACTCGCCTGCCTGGATCACCTCGACGCTCGGGCCGCCGTGCGCGCGCACCGCGTCGACCTTCACCTGCGGCGTCGTGACGGGCACGACGATCACGGCCTTGATGCCCATCCGGGCCGCCGAGAACGCGACGCCCTGCGCGTGATTGCCGGCCGAGGCCGTAATCACGCCACGCGCGAGCGCGTCGGTCGGAATGTGCGCCATCTTGTTGTACGCGCCGCGCAGCTTGAACGAGAACACCGGCTGGTTGTCCTCGCGCTTCAGGTAAACCGGGTTGCGCAACCGGGCCGACAGGTTCCGGGCGGGTTCGAGTTCCGTCTCGAGTGCGACGTCGTAGACGCGCGCGGTGAGGATTTTCTTCAGGTAGTCGTGGGATGCCATGGGCGCTCGCGTGCAGTGCGGAAGCAGACGGTAAAGCATCAATGATAGCGCCAAGGGTCCGCCGGCACGCAAGCGGCATGCCGGGCGCGCGCCGCGAAACCGCGCCCGCGGGCGGGTTTGCCGCATGGAGCGTCCTTTTTTACCGGTTTAACTGCATGGTTACCGACCGGCCGGACGGCGAATATCGGCGCAAACCCGCGCCGAACCAGGCCTGGCGCGGCTTGCGGCGATAGCCCCACGAGCTGTCCGGGGTGTCACGCATGGCCCGATCATGAGTTAGAATTCCGTTTTGAATCAAGGATCGGAAGATGCAGAGGCACCCTCGGATCGCCCCGTTGAAGCCGTCGCCGCGCGCTGCCAGCCCCGCGGCGGAGCGGCATGCGCGCCGCGCGCGATCGTGCTGATGGCCCCGAGTGCCGCCAGGCCCTGCCGGCCCGGAACGGTGAGTACCGTCCCGCTCCGGCCCCATGCGAGATAGTCGCGCGCCTGGCACCAGAACAGATTTCCCCAAGATTGCGCCTACGCGCTTGCCGACGCCCGTGCACGGTGTATCGGCCCTCCGAGTCGTCCGAACATGAACGCACCACAAGTTTTCGATCCGCATGGCGCGGCCGCCGCCGTCGCCGCCGACCCCGCGCCCCGACTGCGCGAGATTCCCTATAACTACACGTCCTTCTCCGACCGCGAGATCGTGATCCGCCTGCTCGGCGCGGACGCGTGGTCGGTGCTCGACGAGCTGCGCGCCGAACGGCGCACGGGTCGCTCGGCACGGATGCTGTACGAAGTGCTCGGCGACATCTGGGTCGTGCGCCGCAACCCGTACCTGCAGGACGACCTGCTCGACAACCCGAAGCGCCGCGCGCTGCTGATCGAGGCGCTGAACCACCGCCTGACCGAGATCGGCAAGCGCCGCCGTGCCGACCTGACCGCGCACCACGACGATGCGGGCCGCGAACGCGCGGTGCGCGTCGAGATGCTCGAGGCCGCCGCGCAGCGCGCGGTCGACGAATTCGCCGACGAATTCGACAAGATGGCCGACCTGCGCCGCCGCGCGACCAAGGCGCTCGGCCGCTGCACGGAGAAGGACAACATCCGCTTCGACGGGCTGTCGCGCGTGTCGCACGTGACCGACGCGACCGACTGGCGCGTCGAATACCCGTTCGTCGTGCTGACCCCCGATACCGAAGCCGAGATCGCCGGGCTGATCAAGGCGTGCTTCGAGCTCGGCCTGACCGTGATCCCGCGCGGCGGCGGCACCGGCTACACGGGCGGCGCGGTGCCGCTCACGCCGTTCTCCGCGGTGATCAATAC
This window of the Burkholderia cepacia GG4 genome carries:
- the ilvA gene encoding threonine ammonia-lyase, biosynthetic; protein product: MASHDYLKKILTARVYDVALETELEPARNLSARLRNPVYLKREDNQPVFSFKLRGAYNKMAHIPTDALARGVITASAGNHAQGVAFSAARMGIKAVIVVPVTTPQVKVDAVRAHGGPSVEVIQAGESYSDAYAHAVQVQAERDLTFVHPFDDPYVIAGQGTIAMEILRQHQGPIHAIFVPIGGGGLAAGVAAYVKAVRPEIKVFGVQAEDSCAMAQSLQAGKRVELSEVGLFADGTAVKLVGEETFRLCSEFLDGVVTVDTDALCAAIKDVFQDTRSVLEPSGALAVAGAKRYAEREGIENQTLVAVTSGANMNFDRMRFVAERAEVGEAREAVFAVTIPEERGSFKRFCSLVGDRNVTEFNYRIADAQSAHIFVGVQIKRRGESAEIAANFESHGFNTVDLTHDELSKEHIRYMVGGRSPLALDERLFRFEFPERPGALMKFLSSMAPDWNISLFHYRNQGADYSSILVGLQVPQADRAEFERFLAALGYPYVEESANPAYRLFLS